The following proteins come from a genomic window of Takifugu rubripes chromosome 11, fTakRub1.2, whole genome shotgun sequence:
- the triap1 gene encoding TP53-regulated inhibitor of apoptosis 1, with protein sequence MNSVGEACTDLKREYDQCFNRWFAEKFLKGDRSGDPCTDSFRKYQHCVQKAIKEKDIPIEGVDFMGPNKDKPEG encoded by the coding sequence ATGAACAGCGTCGGCGAAGCGTGTACCGACCTGAAGCGGGAGTACGACCAGTGTTTTAACCGCTGGTTCGCCGAGAAGTTCCTGAAGGGCGACCGCAGCGGTGACCCGTGCACCGACAGCTTCCGGAAGTACCAACACTGCGTGCAGAAGGCCATCAAGGAGAAGGACATACCGATCGAGGGGGTGGACTTCATGGGCCCCAACAAAGACAAACCCGAGGGCTGA